From Vicingus serpentipes, the proteins below share one genomic window:
- the gcvT gene encoding glycine cleavage system aminomethyltransferase GcvT — translation MEVLDLKDIALKQKHIDLGAKIVPFAGFNMPLQYTGLTDEHLNVRNNVGIFDVSHMGEFMVKGEGALELINRITSNDASVLVPGKVQYSCFPNYDGGIVDDLLVYMLAENEYMLVVNGANLDKDWAWVEKHNTNNVDIKNVSDNISLLAVQGPNAQKMLAPLTNMDLDMVYYTVQKGIFAGVNNVIVSSTGYTGAGGFEIYFDNANAEKIFDAVLEAGKAVNAQMAGLACRDTLRLEMGFCLYGNDINDETSPIEAGLGWITKFTKDFVNADFLKNQKENGVSKKLVGFELIDRGIPRHDYEIVDADGNNIGIVTSGTMAPSLNKAIGMGYVKTEFAKAGSEIYISIRNKNIKAQVVKMPFYKG, via the coding sequence ATGGAAGTTTTAGATTTAAAAGATATTGCTTTAAAGCAAAAACATATAGACTTAGGAGCTAAGATTGTTCCTTTTGCAGGATTCAATATGCCATTACAATATACAGGTTTAACTGATGAACATTTAAATGTTAGAAATAACGTTGGAATTTTTGATGTATCTCATATGGGAGAGTTTATGGTAAAAGGAGAAGGTGCTTTAGAGTTGATTAATAGAATTACTTCTAACGATGCTTCGGTATTAGTTCCAGGAAAGGTTCAATATTCTTGTTTTCCTAATTATGATGGTGGTATTGTAGATGATTTGTTGGTTTATATGTTGGCAGAGAACGAATATATGTTGGTCGTAAATGGTGCTAATTTAGATAAAGATTGGGCTTGGGTAGAAAAACATAATACAAACAATGTTGATATTAAAAATGTTTCAGATAATATTTCTTTGCTAGCAGTTCAAGGACCAAATGCACAAAAAATGTTAGCTCCATTAACTAATATGGATTTAGATATGGTTTATTACACTGTTCAAAAAGGAATTTTTGCTGGTGTTAATAATGTTATTGTTTCATCTACTGGTTATACTGGTGCTGGAGGTTTTGAAATATATTTTGACAATGCCAATGCTGAAAAAATATTTGATGCAGTTTTAGAAGCTGGAAAAGCTGTAAATGCTCAAATGGCAGGTTTAGCCTGTAGAGACACTTTGAGATTAGAAATGGGTTTCTGTTTATATGGAAATGATATAAATGATGAGACTTCACCTATAGAAGCTGGTTTAGGTTGGATAACAAAATTTACTAAAGATTTTGTGAATGCTGATTTTTTAAAAAATCAGAAAGAAAATGGAGTTAGTAAAAAGTTAGTTGGCTTTGAATTAATAGATAGAGGTATTCCTCGTCATGATTATGAAATAGTTGATGCTGATGGTAATAACATTGGAATAGTAACTTCTGGAACAATGGCTCCATCATTAAACAAAGCAATAGGGATGGGTTACGTAAAAACTGAATTTGCTAAAGCTGGTTCAGAAATTTACATTTCTATACGTAATAAAAATATTAAAGCACAGGTGGTGAAAATGCCATTTTATAAAGGTTAA